The following coding sequences lie in one Epinephelus moara isolate mb chromosome 17, YSFRI_EMoa_1.0, whole genome shotgun sequence genomic window:
- the LOC126404716 gene encoding uncharacterized protein DDB_G0292642-like produces the protein MCKGKYHFRCPAVVEGTKLCNKPWSYQEVRRLADLSVEEMQHFEETMALLAAAEHCKMQPCPKCKTNVERKDLSNLCVRCIICTADQKKTYHFCWQCQREWKGPGPRSDRCDNDGCINRDLQLLQTCKTISLPSVTGVTACPSVRACPTCGVRVEHSQQYCKNITCPRCHVEFCFVCLKLKRECSVTSSPYKICPSGVAPRQTSIPVWQRK, from the exons Atgtgtaag GGTAAATACCACTTCAGATGTCCTGCCGTGGTGGAGGGGACCAAACTGTGCAATAAGCCGTGGTCGTACCAGGAGGTGCGCAGACTGGCTGATTTGTCTGTTGAGGAAATGCAGCACTTTGAGGAGACCATGGCTCTCCTGGCTGCTGCGGAGCACTGCAAAATGCAGCCA TGCCCAAAGTGCAAAACGAATGTGGAGAGGAAGGATCTCTCCAACCTGTGTGTCCGCTGCATCATATGCACAGCCGACCAGAAGAAGACCTACCACTTCTGCTGGCAGTGTCAGAGGGAGTGGAAAGGTCCAGGCCCTCGATCTGACCGCTGCGACAATGACGGCTGCATCAACAGGGACCTGCAGCTTCTGCAGACATGCAAGACCATCAGTCTGCCCTCAGTGACGGGGGTCACCGCCTGCCCCTCAGTCCGGGCCTGTCCTACATGCGGCGTGAGGGTGGAACACAGTCAACAATACTGCAAAAACATCACCTGCCCTCGCTGCCACGTGGAGTTCTGTTTCGTCTGCCTGAAACTAAAACGTGAATGTTCAGTGACCAGCTCGCCGTATAAGATCTGTCCCAGTGGTGTGGCTCCCAGACAGACATCTATCCCTGTGTGgcagagaaagtga
- the nedd8 gene encoding NEDD8 encodes MLIKVKTLTGKEIEIDIEPTDKVERIKERVEEKEGIPPQQQRLIYSGKQMNDEKTAADYKIQGGSVLHLVLALRGGQALRSPRSPYSKPAL; translated from the exons ATGCTGATTAAAGTGAAG ACACTCACAGGCAAAGAGATAGAGATTGACATAGAGCCCACAGATAAG GTGGAGCGGATCAAAGAAAGGGTGGAGGAGAAAGAAGGGATCCCCCCGCAGCAGCAGAGGTTGATCTACAGTGGGAAACAGAT GAACGAtgagaaaacagcagcagactaCAAAATCCAAGGAGGCTCTGTTCTCCATCTGGTGCTCGCCCTGCGAGGAGGACAGGCGCTGCGCTCTCCCAGAAGCCCATACTCCAAGCCTGCGTTGTAG
- the gmpr2 gene encoding GMP reductase 2, with product MPRIENDIKLDFKDVLLRPKRSTLKSRSDVDLLRSFIFRNSKGSYRGIPIIAANMDTVGTFEMAVALHPFSLFTAIHKHYTVDDWSEFAKKNPECLKSVAISTGTGEGDFDKISAVVAAVPELQYICVDVANGYSEHFVHFVKDVREKFPSHTIMAGNVVTGEMVEELILAGADIIKVGIGPGSVCTTRKKTGVGYPQLSAVIECADAAHGLGGHIISDGGCTCPGDVSKAFGAGADFVMLGGMLAGHMESGGEVIEKNGKKYKLFYGMSSDTAMKKHAGGVAEYRASEGKTVEVPYKGPVEETIRDVLGGVRSTCTYVGAGKLKELSRRTTFIRVTQQLNTVFGNDS from the exons ATGCCTCGCATTGAGAATGACATCAAGCTGGACTTCAAGGATGTGCTCCTCCGTCCCAAGCGGAGCACACTCAAGTCAAGGAGCGAC GTAGACCTGCTGAGGAGCTTCATTTTCAGGAACTCCAAGGGCAGCTACAGAGGGATCCCCATCATCGCTGCAAACATGGACACTGTTGGGACCTTTGAGATGGCCGTGGCTTTGCATCCG TTCTCTCTCTTCACTGCAATTCACAAACATTACACCGTGGATGACTGGTCGGAGTTTGCAAAAAAGAATCCCGAATGCCTGAAG AGTGTAGCTATCAGCACAGGGACTGGGGAAGGGGACTTTGACAAGATTTCAGCCGTCGTGGCGGCGGTGCCAGAGCTGCAGTATATCTGTGTAGACGTGGCCAATGGCTACTCTGAACACTTTGTCCACTTCGTCAAAGATGTCAGAGAAAAGTTCCCCTCTCACACTATAATG GCAGGAAACGTGGTGACAGGAGAGATGGTGGAGGAGCTGATCCTGGCTGGCGCTGACATCATCAAAGTAGGCatcggaccag GCTCCGTGTGTACCACCCGCAAGAAGACAGGGGTGGGGTACCCGCAGCTCAGCGCTGTGATCGAGTGTGCAGATGCAGCCCATGGCTTGGGCGGCCACATCATCTCT GATGGGGGATGTACTTGCCCAGGAGATGTCTCAAAGGCTTTTG GTGCTGGAGCGGACTTTGTGATGCTGGGTGGTATGCTCGCTGGCCACATGGAAAGCGGGGGAGAGGTCATTGAGAAAAACGGCAAGAAATACAAACTGTTCTACGGAATGAGCTCCGACACGGCGATGAAGAAACACGCAGGAGGCGTGGCTGAGTACAG AGCATCAGAGGGGAAGACAGTCGAAGTTCCTTACAAAGGTCCGGTGGAGGAGACAATACGTGACGTCCTGGGCGGGGTCCGGTCCACATGCACCTACGTTGGGGCAGGCAAACTGAAGGAGCTGAGCCGCAGGACGACCTTCATCAGGGTCACCCAACAGCTCAACACCGTCTTCGGCAACGACAGCTGA
- the cideb gene encoding cell death activator CIDE-B, translated as MDTTSSFIKSVTKRVWSPPQRPFRVCCQNRETRKGITAGTLEELKERVCQALLLSLSALSLSLVCEEDGTEVDSDEFLMTLPDNTMLMALEPGQTWRPQAGAVVFKSKDHDKPRTGKDIARVTFDLYRMSPKDVFGSLSVKATFQGLYSVSANFQCLGPKKVLREALRVASSLLNAVGHLLITSASMIRRIIEGADLWQPQRAEYTANWN; from the exons ATGGACACAACGTCTTCATTTATCAA ATCTGTGACCAAGCGAGTGTGGTCTCCACCGCAACGTCCCTTCAGAGTGTGTTGTCAAAACAGGGAGACCAGGAAGGGTATCACAGCAGGGACCCTGGAGGAGCTGAAAGAGAGG GTATGCCAGGCCTTGCTGCTGTCCCTGTCTgccttgtctctgtctctggtcTGTGAGGAGGACGGTACAGAGGTAGACTCCGACGAGTTCCTCATGACCCTGCCTGACAACACCATGCTCATGGCCCTGGAGcctggacagacatggagaccTCAGGCG GGTGCAGTTGTGTTCAAATCTAAAGACCACGACAAGCCTCGGACTGGTAAAGACATCGCTCGTGTCACCTTTGACCTCTACAGGATGAGCCCAAAGGATGTGTTTGGCTCCCTGAGTGTGAAGGCCACATTTCAAGGCCTGTACTCTGTGAGCGCTAACTTCCAGTGTCTGGGGCCCAAGAAAGTCCTCAG AGAAGCCCTGCGTGTAGCCTCCTCCCTCCTAAATGCTGTTGGACACCTGCTTATCACGTCCGCCTCCATGATCCGCCGCATCATCGAAGGCGCTGACCTTTGGCAGCCACAGAGGGCAGAGTACACAGCCAACTGGAACTGA
- the tinf2 gene encoding TERF1-interacting nuclear factor 2: MATRKPKENDASLPFAALQLLAPPVRLVSAALWKVMKQRDVMQYGAVEEFVTSACETVPGLLTMRHQGKLALGLRGRFILELCRTQPDKKVIMPHLERIRTPAALSTSSAPTGKRDVKITRTVESFHSLVHTLLKDPAGREQFFKEEFPVDYGPKFDQELEKLLWEFLIRVDQLLPVPNLAQTVSWLSDAPPVLEECARAATQPQLLKILLQHQTCLGHLESAASLPPNLGDSILASLSLPPSGKVPSDQPTGATKSAVDQSDVTMTRDKPQFITPVIGLISNEDVPIMIRTSRDNEPTSSKDATASDPKDKLKFTVIKTRQKPKEGEEDVEEEGNALQRKNGLKRKQPDKQSESDEEEEVLRMIRTEESRISGRLRRRDNQRTNESKEDEAVRDEEQQRAALETCMSQLGVKALHLPEDPSLRSIFASCLIRQPRVVIDKLSVTPANANRTDRGGKSINVTRQNQRRNLPVKAPTNQRRKPDLDYPGLDDKENHPVPPGISSFPSQQRNNTETSSLTGDSEDYVADSEDEATKNFKGRLFMKRYYKTKHGTYVPTLREYWKPGSTRRDLTSAGSKRR; the protein is encoded by the exons ATGGCTACAAGAAAGCCTAAGGAAAATG ATGCCAGCCTCCCCTTTGCTGCCCTGCAGCTCCTGGCCCCGCCTGTGCGTCTGGTATCTGCAGCCCTCTGGAAAGTGATGAAGCAGAGGGATGTGATGCAGTATGGGGCTGTGGAGGAGTTTGTGACATCGGCCTGTGAGACTGTCCCTGGGCTGCTCACCATGAGACACCAGGGCAAGCTGGCGCTGGGGCTGAGAGGACGG TTTATCTTGGAGCTGTGCCGCACACAACCGGATAAAAAGGTGATCATGCCACACCTGGAAAGGATCCGTACCCCTGCTGCCCTGTCAACCTCCTCTGCTCCTACGGGG AAGAGGGATGTAAAAATCACAAGAACAGTCGAAAGTTTCCATTCATTGGTTCACACACTGCTAAAAGACCCAGCAGGGCGAGAACAATTCTTCAAG GAGGAGTTTCCCGTGGATTACGGTCCAAAGTTTGACCAGGAACTGGAGAAGCTGCTGTGGGAGTTCTTGATCCGAGTGGACCAGTTGCTCCCGGTCCCCAACCTAGCTCAG ACTGTGTCGTGGCTCAGTGATGCCCCCCCTGTCCTGGAGGAGTGTGCGCGGGCAGCCACCCAGCCACAGCTCCTTAAGATACTGCTTCAGCATCAAACCTGTCTGGGTCATCTGGAGAGTGCAG CATCCCTGCCTCCAAACTTGGGAGACTCCATCCTGGCTTCACTTTCTCTGCCACCCTCTGGAAAAGTACCTTCAGATCAACCAACAGGAGCCACAAAGTCCGCTGTGGACCAGTCTGATGTCACAATGACAAGAGACAAACCACAATTTATTACACCCGTTATCGGACTAATATCAAATGAAGACGTTCCCATTATGATCAGGACATCGAGAGACAATGAGCCAACCAGCTCAAAAGATGCAACAGCCTCAGACCCAAAAGATAAGTTGAAATTCACTGTGATTAAAACGAGACAAAAACCCAAAGAGGGTGAAGAAGacgtggaggaggaggggaacgCCTTACAAAGAAAAAACGGACTGAAACGCAAGCAGcctgacaaacagagtgaatccgacgaggaggaggaagtgttGCGCATGATCAGAACTGAGGAATCGAGGATAAGCGGGCGTTTGAGAAGAAGAGATAACCAGAGGACAAATGAGAGCAAAGAAGACGAAGCTGTTAGAGACGAGGAGCAACAAAGAGCAGCTCTAGAAACCTGCATGTCCCAGCTGGGTGTCAAAGCACTGCACCTGCCTGAAGATCCGTCCCTCCGCTCCATTTTTGCATCTTGTCTGATCCGCCAACCCAGAGTTGTCATTGACAAACTGTCAGTGACTcctgctaacgctaacaggactGATAGAGGAGGTAAATCCATAAACGTGACCCGGCAGAATCAGAGGAGGAACTTGCCCGTCAAAGCTCCAACAAATCAACGTCGAAAGCCTGACTTGGATTATCCTGGCTTGGACGATAAAGA AAATCATCCTGTCCCACCGGGTATAAGTAGCTTTCCATCTCAGCAGCGAAATAACACAG AGACGTCGTCCCTTACAGGAGACAGTGAAGACTACGTAGCTGATTCTGAGGACGAAGCGACAAAGAACTTCAAAGGCAGG CTGTTCATGAAGCGCTACTACAAGACCAAACACGGCACATATGTTCCCACTCTGAGGGAGTACTGGAAGCCCGGGTCGACACGGCGAGACTTAACGTCGGCTGGCAGCAAACGCAGATGA